From the Penaeus vannamei isolate JL-2024 chromosome 20, ASM4276789v1, whole genome shotgun sequence genome, the window tgtgtgtgtgtgtgtgtgtgtgtgtgtgtgtgtgtgtgtgtgtgtgtgtgcgtgcgtgtgtgtgtgtgtgtgtgtgtgtgtgtgtgtgtgtgtgtatgtgtgtgtgtatgtgtgcgtgtgtctatgcatgtatatcaatatatttatatttatgtacatacagacacacagacacacacatacacacacacacacacacacacacacacacacacacacacacacacacatatatatatatatatatatatatatatatatatatatatatatgtgtgtgtgtgtgtgtgtgtgtgtgtgtgtgtgtgtgtgtgtgtgtgtgtgtgtgtgtgtgtgtgtgtgtgtgtgtgtgtgtgtttgtccgtgtgtatgtatataaatatatggtagaaaaccccacaatgcacaaactagaattattgaagaaaaattatatatgtatatcgtccTCGATTCCCAAGGATGGAATcaaagacgattccgaaactgttgtctcactttcttcaataaatctagtttgtgcattgtggggttttctaccgtAGTAtcatatcaacacggtagagtgcttttccattcatataaatatatacatatttatatacatgcatatatatatttacatatatatatatatatatatatatatatatatatatatctatatatgtatctatttatatgtatatatatatatatatatatatatatatatatatatatatatatatacatacatatatatatatatatatacattgtatatatatacatatatatatatatgtatatatatatgtatatatatatgtatatatatacatatatatatatatgtatatatatatgtatatatatatgtatatatatacatatatatacatatatatacatatatatatacatatatatatatatgtatatatatacatatatatatacatatatatatttgtatatggtatgtatgcatatatataaatatgtatatatatacatacacacacacacacacacacacacacacacacacacatatatatatatatatatatatatatatatatatatatatatatatatatatatatatatacacacataagtgtatatatatatatatatatatatatatatatacatatacatataaatgtaaatatatatacacatatatgtgtgtgtgtgtatgtacgtgtgtaagtatatatatacatatacatatatatgcatatatatacatatatgtttatatatttatgtatatatatacatatatgtttatatatgaatatatatatacatatatatatgtatatatacatatatacacaaatatattcataaatctaacacatgctacacacacacgcacacacacacacacacacacacacacacacacacacacacacacacacacacacacacacacacacacacacacacacacacacacacacatatatatatatatatatatatatatatatatatatatatatatatatatatatatatataaatataaatatatatatatatatatatatatatgtatatatatatatatgtataagtataaaattaaatgtttgtgtgcatgtatgtgtttgtgctcttatacatacatacatatatatatatatatatatatatatatatatatatatatatatatatatatatatgtatatatatttttatatatatatattatatatatatttgtatatatatgtatatatatgtatgaatatgtatatatatacatatatatatatatatatatatatatatatatatatatatacatacatatatatctatatacacatatatacatatatatacatatatatatacatatacatatatatacatatatatacatatatacatgtatatatatatatatatatatatatatatatatatatatatatatatatgtatatatatatgtatatatatatatatatatatatatatatatatatatatacacacacatacacacacacatatatatatatatgtatatatatatatatatatatatatatatatattatatatatatatatatatattatatatatatatatatatatgtatatatatacacatatatgtatgtatgtgtgtatatatatgcatttatatatatacatatatatatatatatatatatatatatatatatatatgtgtatatatatttatatatctatatctatatatatatatatatatatatatatatatatatatatatatatatatatatataaagacacacacatacactcccaaacttttatacatatatacatttacattatatacatatatatatatatatatatatatatatatatatatatatatatatatatatacatacatacatatatatatatatatatatatatttatatatatattatatatataaatatatatatatatattatatatatatataatatatatatatatacatatatatatatatatatatatatatatatatatatatatatatatatatatatgtatatatatacatatatatatatatatatatatatatatatatatatatatttatatatatatgttatatatatattatatatattatatatatatatatatatatatacacacatatatgtatgtatgttatatatatatatatatatatatatatatatatatatatatatatatatatatatgtatatatatatatatatatatatatatatatatatatatatatatatatgtatatatatatatatatatatatatatatatatatatatatatatatatatatttatatatataaagagacacacatacacacccaaacttttatacatatatacatatatatatacatatatacatgtatatatatatacatatgtatatatatataatatatatatatatatatattttatatatatatatatatatatatattatatatattatatatatatgtatatatatacacatgtttgtatgtatgtatgtatatatatatatatatatataatacatatatatatattgtatatatatatatgtatatatacatacatacatacatatatatatatatatatatgtatatatatgtatatatatacatatatatatgtatatgtatacacacacacacacacacacgcacacacacacacacacacacacacacacacacacacacacacacatatatatatatatatatgtatacatatatatatatatatatatatatatatatatatatatatatattgtatatatatgtatatatatatatacgcgcgcacacacacacacacacacacacacacacacacacacacacacacacacatatatatataaatatgtatatatatacatatttatatatatatatacatatatatatatatatgtatatatatatatatatatatatatatatatatatatatatatatatatatatatatatatatattaaatacacccacggatacatgtatatatataaagatgtatatttctgtgtgtgtgtgtgggtacgcgCGCGTTTGTATGATTATATAGGCGAAAAGCCGGTTTTGCGTATCGCCAATAAAACCTTAACCCGAGGAATGCTCTCCGATTTCAAGCCACAGTTGTTGATGCTTTTAAGGATATTCgaacacccttttttttttttttttttttttttttttttttttttacggaagtcAAGACAGGTAGGAGAGCGTGGAAGCAAATGAATTGGAatgcggaaaaaaaaaaaaaatacagtaaaaaaattAACATAGGCGGACATCGAAAAAGTACCGAGAAATATAAGGAGTGACtgttatagaagaaaaaaaatccttagtcATCTGTTGACACGGTAAAATCAGCATAGGAATTATGTACGACGAATATAGCAGGCTTAGCTATATAAGTATTATAGGATTAGCCACTTCCTTTTAGAAAGGAAGATTCcttagtcacacgcacacactgcacGCACACCACACATGCAGACAGgtggacacatatatacacttattcaaatatatatatatatatatatatatatatatatatatatatatatatatatatatatatatatatatatgtgtgtgtgtgtgtgtgtgtgtgtgtgtgtgtgtgtgtgtgtgtgtgtgtgtgtatgtgtgtgtgtgtgtgtgtgtgtgtgtgtgtgtgtgtgtgtgtgtgtgtgagtttgtgtgtgtgtgtgtgtgtgtttatatatatatgtatatttatgaatatatatataatacataaatgtatatttatatatatagatgtgtgtataaatacacgcacacacacacacacacacgcacacacacacacgcacacacacacacacacacacacacacacacacacacacacacacacacacacacacacacacacacacacacacacacacacacacatatatatttatatatatatatatatatatatatatatatatatatatatatatatatgtatatatatatacatatatatatatatatatttatttatttatttatttatatatatatatatatatatatatatatatatatatatatatatatatatatatatatatatatatatatatatgcttacaaacgtatatgtatttatgtaaatacctatatttatatgtatatatgtaaatatatatatatatatatatatatatatatatatatatatatatatatatatatagaaatatatatatatatatacatatatatatatatatatatatatatatatatatatacatatatatatatatatatatatatatatatatatatatatatatatatatatatatatgtgtgtgtgtgtgtgtgtgtgtgtgtgtgtgtgtgtgtgtgtgtgtgtgtgtgtgtgtttctgcttctgcttgtCAAAAAGTTAACCGAGTAACGCGAAGTATCCCTCTAAATCTGAATGAACTTTGCCTTTGTGCTCGATCAAAATATCACATTAATGTATGCACAAAACTTTTTTCAACTCATTCAGTATCTACTACGTCGAAAATTAATTTACGCTCGTATGCTTTCAATACTTTCAAAGCTGTATTTTCTGAATTTACGCTCGTATgcccttttcccgttttctttgacaggTTTGTTTTGGTTAACGGCTACCTTATTCCCAATATATGAATAGACATGGGATCTTCTTCGATGTAAAAGGATGGCAGACTTTCAACAGCGGCCATTTAGGGATACGACCTCGTCTTGCTAACTGGATAAGGCGGGGAGcattagaggaaaaagaaaatgtctgGCTGAGCTTAATTGTCGCGATAATATTGTTTGCGCGTTGCTGTCTGCATGCGCTATCCCACCTGTTGAAGAAGGGAAATATTTAACAAAtgatttgatatatatgcatgcccgcgggcgcacacacacatacacacacacacatgcacatacacacatatatatacatatgtatatatatatatatatatatatatatatatatatatatatatatatgtatgtatatctaaatatatatgtatgtctgtgtgtaatatatatatatatatatatatatatatatatatatatatatatatacatatgtatatatatatatatatatatatatatatatatatatatatatacatatacatacatacatacagttatgaatctatctatctacatatgcacacataaatgcacaaatgtttgtgtgtgcatgtatgtgtatacatatgtatatatacgtatatatatgtatatatatgtatatttatgtacacacacacacacacacacacacacacacacacacacacacacacacacacacacacacacacatatatatatatatatatatatatatatgtatatatatattcttacatatacgtacaatatatatatataaatatatatatatatgtatgtatgtatatgtatataaaatcatatacatgtacatatgtataaaacacacacacacacacacacacatacatacatacatacatacatacatacatacatacacacacacacacacacacacacacacacacacacacacacacacacacacacacatatatatatatatatatatatatatatatatatatatatatatatatatatgtctttaggAGTCGTGAGCTTTGATTATCACTCAAACGGTTGGTTGGTCAGTTAAagtaattaacacacacacacacatatatatacacacacacaaatatattttaagTGTGCGTACCTGCGTGCGCGTGTAtacgtacagtacatacatacacacatatatatgtacatatacatacatttgtttatatacatatgtacacacacacatacacaaatatatatatcgttttctcGCTGAATGCCTTGTGTGGTGTAACCTTTACTGCTGTGGTCCTACTAGATGGCTATTTCAGATACACACTTTTGTGACAGTGCACAAAATAGTGCGTTATTTGCATCCCGCGGGTCTAAAAGAGTTAAGGTAGTAGTGCAGTGAAATATCAGATTTTCGATGCTGGGAATGTTTATTCTAAGAAACGGGGATTAAGGGAGAAAACTTTAAGGTATCTTAGCTGAATAACCAAAACAAGTTTTTGGTTTGTTATCTTTTAAGCAGACTCAGCCTTCTCACTGGTCTGAGCAGTGGCAGTGGATCCAGCATCAGAGCCACCAACGTCTCTACCCTCAGTGTTGCAGGCAAGGCAAGGCAGCTTCTTCTCAAGGGCAGCTCGGTACTTAGGATGACTGATGGCGTACACGATGGGGTTGTAGACGGCGTTGGCCTTGGCGAAGACGGAGCCCCAGATGGAGAAAAGAGGTGTAACCATGGGCCTATTGAACATTCCTCCCCAGTTGATGATGAAGTAGGGGGTCCATGCCACGAACCACAGGGTGACAGTCATGAGAGCAACCTTGCACAGACGACACTCAGCAGAAGTCTTCTGGGCTTCTTCGCTTCTCAGAGACTTGACTCCCATCTTCTTGGCTTGTTCTCGCATTCCCTTCTCGTGAGCAGCAACAGCCTTAACGATGAAGGTGTAACTGTAGATGATGTAGGCAAGAGGGAAAAGATATACCCACACTGAATAGATGTAGAGATAACTCCTAGAGAGTTCAGTCTCAGTCAGGTAGTCAGTACCACATGCAAGCATGTTACCCTCAGGCACATATCGGTTCCatccgaagaagggaggaaggcaccaGGCAAGAGTGAAAAGCCAAGTGCCAGCAATCCTCAACATGGCTCCACCAGATGTGAGTGGCTCAGCAGACACTCCCTTAACGATGACGTTGTATCGGTCAGCAGTGATGAAGACCATGGACCAGATGGACACGCAGCCGAAGAAGGAACCCAGGAAGCCGTAGATCTCACAGAAGAATCCTCCGAGAATCCATGTTCCCCAGTAAGCGTTGATCAGAAGAGGAGGAGTCATAGTAAGCATCATGAAGAAGTCGGAGATGGCCAAGTTGACGACCAGGAGATTGGCTGGTGATCGTAGAGCCTTGGTATTCATGAATACCCAGATGACAACAAAGTTACCAGCTAGGGAAAGAGATCCCATGATAACCATCCAAAAGCCAAGAAGGCCATACCAGAGGGGATTCATGGGAGGGAACTGATACCAGTGGGAATGCACCATGTGGAGCATACTTTCTGGCACTGTGTCTACCACTGTATAGTTTCCATAAGGGTTGGTGGATGGAAGGACAGTGTCCTGAGGTGGCTGGTTCCAAGACATCTGCAATTGATTTCACATTTCAGAATCAGTACATTATACATAACTTGGAAAATAAATGATGCACACAGactcataaataaatgaaaaacaaaagggacgcatatataagcatatacaaacATTACTGATTGCATATGTTTATCCATGCCtaagtatttctatctatctatcaggttatagacacagacgaatatatatatatatatatatatatatatatatatatatatatatatatatatatatatatatatatatatatatatatatatatatatatatatatatatatatatatataaatgtatgtatgtatgtatgtatatacatacattcacacgcgtatatgtatatcgtacactaaagtatacatacacatgtgtgtgtgtatatatagttcagATTTATTTGCTTGTGATATATCATGAAAAGTAACAAGAAATATTGAATATTTTTCCAGAAATATTGTTTTATGAAACAATGagacttgattttttttcctcaatGATATTCATTGAAAATCTTACCTTTGCGATGAAAGATCTTCTCTCGACCCGAAGAAATTTCAGTGAAGAACTACTTCGGTGCGAGACACCCCTGCCTGAGTTCCTGCAAGAAACTGAGGACCTGTGCATGGATTCAGGGCTTATATAGCTGGCTAAAACCCACATTACAAGATTACCGTCTTACTTTTCCAAATGGCCATATATGCTGGAAGATATCCGCATATGTGACTTCGCAGAATTGACTACAAAATCAGTAAATAAGTGCTTATGAACCATTGTATGCCAAGCCTTACAAACAACCACagctttcctccccctcactacTATTACTTTAAGGAAATGATACATAATTTGACTGACAATAATTAAGTccatgtgtgagtatataaatggaaataaactTTCTGACATTTCCCGACGAATGGCTatctaataaaaataagaaaaacatcaCTGACACCAAAGGTCGCGTGCATACCCCATTAAAAACAGCTAACATATTaatgctagagaaagagagagagagagagagagagtgagtgagaaagagagagagagagagatactaaaaGATTCTCCTGGTGGAGGGTACTCATATCA encodes:
- the LOC138859180 gene encoding rhodopsin-like, which produces MWVLASYISPESMHRSSVSCRNSGRGVSHRSSSSLKFLRVERRSFIAKMSWNQPPQDTVLPSTNPYGNYTVVDTVPESMLHMVHSHWYQFPPMNPLWYGLLGFWMVIMGSLSLAGNFVVIWVFMNTKALRSPANLLVVNLAISDFFMMLTMTPPLLINAYWGTWILGGFFCEIYGFLGSFFGCVSIWSMVFITADRYNVIVKGVSAEPLTSGGAMLRIAGTWLFTLAWCLPPFFGWNRYVPEGNMLACGTDYLTETELSRSYLYIYSVWVYLFPLAYIIYSYTFIVKAVAAHEKGMREQAKKMGVKSLRSEEAQKTSAECRLCKVALMTVTLWFVAWTPYFIINWGGMFNRPMVTPLFSIWGSVFAKANAVYNPIVYAISHPKYRAALEKKLPCLACNTEGRDVGGSDAGSTATAQTSEKAESA